The region tttgaattaaaactttttttggttACTTGAGTTGAAGTCAAAGACGAGATTGATAGCTATTGTTTCGATGGTCGTggtttttatacaaaatgatATCGTCTGTAGAACTgtgatttgaattttaattcatttgtcGTTATGAACTGAGCAGTTACACACAGAAGTgttattcatttaatttatttattttttattttacattcgtAAGTCTTTGCATAACTTTCGGTggcataatttaaaataagtgTCCAGAAGGCCATACTTGGctaatattttttaatgagAAATTATTCGTGTCTGgagtttttaataatttaaaattttgcatgcAAATATGTGAAATTTTGGCGACTAGACTCACTAGACGCACCTCTGAATtattaccaaaaatattttcactgaaCTCTATTAACATCACACTCATTACAATACGATActattgatttgatttgatttgaaagaaatatttaatcaATATGGGATGAAAACGTGAACATGAAAAGAACAGTAAAGCGTGGGAGCTGTTTGAAAAACTTATCTATCGCGGAGACAAAACACGTTGTTGATGACCTTACTAATGTCGCGACCAGCAACCTTTACACCAGATATGCTGCAAAGTTCAGCTCTTTTCTGATAATGATTGACCTTTTCATTCATATTCAGTGGGGTAGGTTCGGTTAGTTTCAAGGCTATTTGGTTTTGTGTGATCGTAAAACGCtcaatttacaaattatttttccgttattggttgaaattttgaaaaggaattcttttaagaatttttggaaacttaaaaaaaataaaaaaaaaattggaggACTCGAAATTGGCCTGGACAGGACATGATAGTGTCTGCCTCATTGTCTTTGCGCGTGAAAATGTAGCTTCAGAAACTTGAAAAGACGTTGAGAGTCGACCTAATACTTCCATTGAGCCTTAAGAACATGgactaattttgaaaaatatttttccaaattttcctcaatttcccaattttttcgcaaatttttgtACATATTTCCAAATTTACCAGAAAAGTACATTTcctacctaggactaaaagtcttttttagcgtgtgagaagtttccagccGAAGGTGAAGTCTGGAATCGAATGAAAccatatgaaaatatttttttatgaaaattaagaaaaatcttgggcaatgtaggaaaatttaagaaaatgttttcccaaaaatagtcactgTTAAGAATGTATGAAGACATCCAGTCGACTTTTGTCGTATTCTTTAGGCTTTTAAATTGACCATATGTAACTTGTATAACCTGTACTCGTTTGGTATTACATGAATGCTCGccacaatttatttataaacggGCCAGCGTCATTGCAAAACTGTTATTCAACGCAATTAAACCCAGCTTATTGAAATGTATTATTTAACATCGACGAGATGCGTTGGCAGAGGTTGGATACcactcaaaatgaaaatattatttctatTTGTATTTATCAGTCAGTGCTGCCATATAGTTCAATTTGAAGTGATGCATCACCCTCATTACGTACAAGACCGTGTTGTATACAGCAAGAATTCATGAAACAATTCAAGTTAAGAGCAACAAATGTTCTTATCTTTAGGTTTggttttattgttattgtttttatCTCGCATATTATTGTAGTTTTTTTGCATAGCACCAGTCAAGTATTTTACTAAACAAGTTTTATCTACCAAGAATTGTTACTTCCTTTCCAACGCAAAGTTATATTCCaccaaattcaattatttatggTGTGCATTCATAGTAATTATTTACGTCTCCAACAATGAAGACTGAAACCGTCGTTGTGATAATTACGTTTCAAATATTCCTGCAATTATTGGGATCACATTGTGAAAAACTGCTATTCCGTTGTGACGAAATCGAAGCAAATGCTGGTGGTCCAATAGTTGACCTTGATCCTTACGATACGTATTGTTCGGTAAccgatttttttgtgaactatACAACTCAAGTGGACTGTGATGTATACCCAAATCAGAGGGCAAAAGTGCGCGTAATAAAATTCTATACCTCGCATTTGCTGTACGTTCCCAGCGGGATATTTAGATATTTCTCTGAAGTGCGTGACTTTGATATATCTAAATCGGAGGTGGTTGAAATCCACAGAAATAGTTTCGAAGGTGCAAATCATCTCATTTACTTGACGATGAGCTACAATAAGATCCGCGAACTAGGGCCTTCGCTGTTCATAGACGCAACATCGCTATTCGTCTTGGACATGTCGTACAACAACATCACCAAAATAGACAAATACGCTTTCGTAGACGCGAGGTCAGTTTCAAGATTGTCGTTATCGTATAATAAACTGCATGAATTGCATCAGGATTTATTTCGAGACTTGCACTTCTTggatcaaatttatttaaatgacaATGAGATCGAGACAATACATCCATTGCTGTTCGAATACAATTATCAATTGTCTAAGATATCATTGGACAATAACCGGCTGCATTCGTTTGATGTGAGCATGTTTAAGAACTTCAAATATTTGGACACTCTGCAGTTTGGCGGAAATTATTTAAGTTCCTTTAACAGTTCAGCAATCGGCGTTCcgttaaaaatgttgattttgagcaaaaacaatttgaccgaattggttgtcaacaaaattgatGTATTGGACGCTTCCAACAACAATTTATCGTCGATTAGATTTACCGGACAAAACACGATCAAACAACTTATTTTGTGCAACAACTCCATCACCAACATCGATAACATTGTCAGTCAAGAGAATCTCGAATCGTTGGACTTGTCATTTAACAACATCGGATCGGTGAACATCACCACATTCACAAAGCTGAAAAAACTTACTATTCTTAATCTTGGTAACACTAAATTGAACGGCCTAAATTTCGGCACATTTTCCAGCCAAACTGAGCTGAAAGTCCTGGACTTATCCTACAACAATTTATTGCACATCAACTTTGATATCTTTTCGCCGTATCTAACCAacattgagaaaatttttatcgaaGGAAATGGTTTAACGGAAATCGCAGACGCAAGTCATATCCTGAACATTTTCCCTGTACTGAACACTGTGGGCCTATCGAACAATCTGTTCAACTGCAGTTATCTATCGGGCTTGCTGAGAGCTTTCCGCAAATTTAATATTCGACTCAACCTTGACCCAGACACCAGCAATAGAATCAATTCGACACATGTTGATGGCATCTTGTGTGGTAATAATTTAACGGTTCCCGAAAATATTCGACCCATGAAACATGCCTTGGTTGACAACAAAGACACCAATAAAGTCAATGGAATTAGCGACGGACGACAAGAAGAGCTAACATATTTGAGGTCACGACTAACGGAAGTTAATTCGCACGAGCAGTTATTGCAGTCAAATTTGAGTTACATGAAGGGTCTTACAGCAGTCGTATGTTCAATTGCGTTGATTTATGTATGCTTTAAGCTAGTTTCGCTATATTTGCAACATCGTAGCTTACAGTTTGTAAGTCCGAATGTGTACCGATCTACAACTACAATGAATACACTGGAGAGCCACCTTGACGCTTCGTGATCTGGGTGAATTAGaagattgataaaatatttaggTTCCGTTTGTGAAGTATGTCACGCTCTGAGAAAGGAGGCGAAGGTCTGTAtggcaataaataaaaattcacatacatttttgtgtgacaGGGTATGGGGGTCAGAGAATCGTAAAGTTTAGCTTGACATACTTATGAACGACGCCTTATTATGCAAGTATCTcaatttttacacatttttacattaaaagtGGCGGTAATTGTTTAAATATAATTATCTTTTCTCTCCTGTTAccacaatttt is a window of Bradysia coprophila strain Holo2 unplaced genomic scaffold, BU_Bcop_v1 contig_350, whole genome shotgun sequence DNA encoding:
- the LOC119080978 gene encoding protein artichoke-like, translated to MKTETVVVIITFQIFLQLLGSHCEKLLFRCDEIEANAGGPIVDLDPYDTYCSVTDFFVNYTTQVDCDVYPNQRAKVRVIKFYTSHLLYVPSGIFRYFSEVRDFDISKSEVVEIHRNSFEGANHLIYLTMSYNKIRELGPSLFIDATSLFVLDMSYNNITKIDKYAFVDARSVSRLSLSYNKLHELHQDLFRDLHFLDQIYLNDNEIETIHPLLFEYNYQLSKISLDNNRLHSFDVSMFKNFKYLDTLQFGGNYLSSFNSSAIGVPLKMLILSKNNLTELVVNKIDVLDASNNNLSSIRFTGQNTIKQLILCNNSITNIDNIVSQENLESLDLSFNNIGSVNITTFTKLKKLTILNLGNTKLNGLNFGTFSSQTELKVLDLSYNNLLHINFDIFSPYLTNIEKIFIEGNGLTEIADASHILNIFPVLNTVGLSNNLFNCSYLSGLLRAFRKFNIRLNLDPDTSNRINSTHVDGILCGNNLTVPENIRPMKHALVDNKDTNKVNGISDGRQEELTYLRSRLTEVNSHEQLLQSNLSYMKGLTAVVCSIALIYVCFKLVSLYLQHRSLQFVSPNVYRSTTTMNTLESHLDAS